The genomic segment ACTTTTTTGTATTCTTCATAAAAAAATCCCTCTTTACGATCTTTTTTGTATCTGGAAGCTACATATAAGCTAATACGATATTCCTAAACTGTTTGCTAACTAGCAAACCAATATTGTTATTAACTTAATATTAGCTCATAATGAATTTAACTTCATTGCGATTTGTAGAAGAAGTAACTCTTCACAAACTTTCGCATTTTCTGCCTGCACAAAATCCGTTGAAAGACTTTGTGCATCATAACACATTACATGCTTTTCAGGATAAAGACTTTTTTACTGCATTACAAGAATCATCTGAAATATTTGGTTACAAAACATTTTTACCTCTTTCGGATTTTAGAAAGAAGTTAAAAAGCAATAAAATAAATGCTGCCATTTTAGATAAAATCATCTTTGAGAAAAAAGGAGAAGACAACTTTTTTACTTGGAAAGAAAATGTTCTACATAAAAATTACGACGAAGCTGTTTATCCAAAAATTGGAAAACTAAGAAGTCTTTGGAAAGAGAAATACGCCATAAACTTAGATAAATCTTCTCATGGTATTCTTTTCAGAATTTTGTGTAGTTATTTAGATCAAGGTATTTCGGTTTGGACATTTCCTGTTCATAAAGACGGATTTTTAGCTTCAATAAAAGAATTAGAAAGTAATGGTGTTTTTAGTATTTTTTCAACGGCAAGAGCAAAGAAATTACTAAATGAAAATACTTCCATTTATAAATTACTTCAAATTATAGTTGGAGAGGGTTTGTATTTTGAAAATTATCTTTTTGATCAACAATTTTCTCATCCTGGATGGAGCGGCATGATTGCAACTTTAGAAAACAATCCCACTTCGTTATTAGATGAAAGAAAAATAACTTTAAAAGAAATGATCACTTTTGAATTGCTTTTAGAGATTGATACTTTGGATCAAAAGTTTGGAGAAAACTGGGAACCTTTAATCACTAAAATTAATTTTGATGCTGAAAATTTATTTTCACAATCACCTTATTCAGAATATTTTGAAGTACTTTCTATTTGGCAAGAAGCTTTTGAATGGACATTTTACAATCAAGCTTTAACTGGCTTACAAGATAAAACGGGTGTAAAAATCTCAGAAGAAACCACAAAATTTCAAGCTTTATTTTGTATGGACGACAGAGAATGCTCATTCAGAAGACATATAGAAGCTTTAGAACCTAGTGTAAAAACCTTTGGAGTAGCAGCATTTTTTAACTTCGAATTTTTCTATCAACCCATAAATGGAAAATTCTTTACCAAATTATGTCCAGCACCGGTTACGCCTAAATTTTTAATTAAAGAATTACCGAGAAAAAAGAAAAGTGCAAAAGATTATCATTACCATAAAAAATCTCATTCTTTAATATTTGGTTGGCTTATTTCTCAAACTTTAGGGTATACCTCAGCGTTTAAATTATTTTTAAATATTTTTAAACCAAGTATGTCTCCTGCTACTTCAGCTTCCTTCAAACATTTGAATAAAAAGTCACAATTAGTAATTGAAAACACCAATCCAGAAGATAAAATAGACGGTTTACAAGTAGGATTTTCTATTGAAGAAATGGCAAATCGTGTAGAAGGCATCCTGAAAACTATTGGTTTGGTTAAGAATTTTGCTCCCATAGTTTATGTAGTAGGACATGGAGCGACTAGTGTAAACAATACTCACTTTGCAGGTTACGATTGTGGCGCATGCAGCGGAAGACCAAGTAGCGTAAATGCAAAAGTATTAAGTTTCGCTGCCAATCATTTGAAAGTACGTGACATTCTAGCCGAAAGAGGTATTATTATTCCAAAAGACACGCAGTTTCTACCGGCTTTACATGATACTACTAGAGATGAAATTGTTTTTTACGATGAGACTTATTTATCTGAAAAAAATAAAATATTTCATGTAAAAAACAGTAAAATATTT from the Flavobacterium ammonificans genome contains:
- a CDS encoding YbcC family protein produces the protein MNLTSLRFVEEVTLHKLSHFLPAQNPLKDFVHHNTLHAFQDKDFFTALQESSEIFGYKTFLPLSDFRKKLKSNKINAAILDKIIFEKKGEDNFFTWKENVLHKNYDEAVYPKIGKLRSLWKEKYAINLDKSSHGILFRILCSYLDQGISVWTFPVHKDGFLASIKELESNGVFSIFSTARAKKLLNENTSIYKLLQIIVGEGLYFENYLFDQQFSHPGWSGMIATLENNPTSLLDERKITLKEMITFELLLEIDTLDQKFGENWEPLITKINFDAENLFSQSPYSEYFEVLSIWQEAFEWTFYNQALTGLQDKTGVKISEETTKFQALFCMDDRECSFRRHIEALEPSVKTFGVAAFFNFEFFYQPINGKFFTKLCPAPVTPKFLIKELPRKKKSAKDYHYHKKSHSLIFGWLISQTLGYTSAFKLFLNIFKPSMSPATSASFKHLNKKSQLVIENTNPEDKIDGLQVGFSIEEMANRVEGILKTIGLVKNFAPIVYVVGHGATSVNNTHFAGYDCGACSGRPSSVNAKVLSFAANHLKVRDILAERGIIIPKDTQFLPALHDTTRDEIVFYDETYLSEKNKIFHVKNSKIFTNALANNAKERSRRFDTINSDESISKVHEKIKNRSVSLFEPRPELNHATNAMCIVGRRSVSDHVFLDRRSFMNSFDYEVDPKGDYLAGILNAVAPVGGGINLEYYFSRVDNQKLGAGSKLPHNVMGLIGVANGIDGDLRPGLPSQMIEVHDPLRLLIVVEHFPEIVKYAITKVPATYEWFINNWVNLVVIYPETKELFRFVDGEFVLYNPISFDIKTTNNSLEYAMTSSENLNITLIK